The following coding sequences lie in one Benincasa hispida cultivar B227 chromosome 6, ASM972705v1, whole genome shotgun sequence genomic window:
- the LOC120080309 gene encoding uncharacterized protein LOC120080309: MNRQRKVAKCPLNEVGKTRCPCKHCQISMSQSLDRIECHLFMNGMSPSYTQWVYHGEPANLARFQTNISSSIDDRVSREFNVEHDDDEMFGLLNDLQGSMIKGEGDVDDEEDFKDGMPTNTEERDNSNIFEELIAEARNQFYPGCAKFSLLNFLVRLMHIKVLNDWSNKSFNMLLNLLKDAFPTGASIPVTFYEAKRKLRDLGLGYDPRLQI; the protein is encoded by the exons ATGAATAGACAAAGAAAAGTGGCAAAGTGTCCTCTAAATGAGGTAGGAAAAACGAGATGTCCATGTAAGCATTGTCAGATTTCAATGTCGCAGTCACTGGACAGGATAGAAtgtcatttatttatgaatgGAATGTCCCCTTCGTACACTCAATGGGTTTATCATGGAGAACCTGCAAACTTAGCTCGATTCCAGACAAACATTAGTTCTTCTATAGATGATAGAGTAAGTAGAGAGTTTAATGTTGAACatgatgatgatgagatgtTTGGTCTTCTAAATGATTTGCAAGGGTCAATGATAAAAGGGGAAGGAGATgtagatgatgaagaagattttAAGGATGGAATGCCTACTAACACTGAAGAAAGGGATAATTCAAACATTTTTGAGGAGTTGATAGCTGAAGCACGAAATCAATTCTACCCTGGTTGTGCTAAATTTTCCTTGTTGAACTTCTTAGTGAGGTTGATGCATATCAAGGTCCTCAATGATTGGAGTAACAAGTCTTTTAATATGTTACTAAACTTGTTGAAAGATGCGTTTCCAACCGGTGCATCTATACCA gttacgTTCTATGAAGCTAAAAGAAAGCTACGTGACCTAGGATTAGGATATGATCCACGCTTGCAAATATGA